TGGTGCGGGACAAGAAGACCGGCGAGGAGAAGACACTCGAGGTAGACGGGGTGTTCGTAGAGCTTGGCTACGAGGCTAAAACCGAGTTCGTAAAGCACCTCGTAGACCTAAACGAGAACGGCGAGATCATAACCGACAAGATGGGCAGGACAAAGACTCCAGGCCTCTTCGCCGCCGGCGACGTGACCGACATACCGTTCAAGCAGGCTGTGATCTCTGCCGGCGACGCCGCTAAGGCCGCTTTAGCCGCGTTCAACTACCTGCAGAAGAGGCGCGGCAAGAGCGTAGAGATACGGGGCGACTGGAAGAAAACCGGCGCCGTGAAGCCGAAGACACAGCTCCGCCTCGGCCTCAAGAAGAGGAAGGGATAGCCGGCTAGAGGCCCTCCTCTTTCCGTATCTTTTCCGCGTACTGCTCCGGGGTGAGCAGCTTCTCAAGCTCCTTCTCGTCGCTGATCCTTATCTTGAACATCCAACCCTCGCCGTAGGGGTCCTGGTTCACGAGCTCCGGCTCGTCGTAGAGCCGCTCGTTGACCTCGACGACCTCTCCCGAGACGGGCGCGTATATGTCGGCGGCCGCCTTCACGGACTCTATGCTGCCGACGGCCTCTCCCGCGCTGACGCTGGAGCCGGGCTCAGGCAGCTCGACGCCGACCACGTCGCGTAGCTTCTTCTGGGCGTAGTCCGTGATGCCTACTACCACTACGTCGCCCTCGCGCTTCACCCACTCGTCGCTCTCGGTGTAGAGCCTGTCCTTCAAGACTATGTAGTCGCCTACACGTATCTGGTCTGTCAACTCCCTGAACACACCCCGCCCGAGGGGATCCTCCACGCCCCCTTCTAGGGGCTGGGGTACACTAAAGACCTCCTGGGCTAGACGGGTGCCCCCAGGCCGGCAGCGGG
The window above is part of the Pyrodictium abyssi genome. Proteins encoded here:
- the gcvH gene encoding glycine cleavage system protein GcvH; the protein is MTDQIRVGDYIVLKDRLYTESDEWVKREGDVVVVGITDYAQKKLRDVVGVELPEPGSSVSAGEAVGSIESVKAAADIYAPVSGEVVEVNERLYDEPELVNQDPYGEGWMFKIRISDEKELEKLLTPEQYAEKIRKEEGL